Sequence from the Gemmatimonadaceae bacterium genome:
CCAGCGATCCATCGGGCTGGTGTACGCGCTGGTGGGGACCGACACGCTGCTGGCCACGCTCATCCCGTCGAACAGCGCGCGCGCCGGCGGCGTCATTTTCCCCATCGCGCGCTCGCTCGCCCAGGCGTACGACTCCAACCCCGGCCCGACGGCGCGCCGGCTTGGCGCCTACCTGATGATGGCGGTCTATCAGTGCGACGTCGTCGCCTGCGCGATGTTCATCACGGGACAGGCGTCGAACGTCCTCATCGCGCGCTTCGCCCGGGAGGTGAGCGGGGTGGAACTCACCTTCGCCAGCTGGATGCTGGCCGGGCTCGTTCCCGGGCTCGTCTCGCTGGCGCTGATCCCTGTCCTCCTTTTCCGGATCTATCCCCCCGAGGTCACGCACACCCCCGACGCCGCGGCCTTCGCCGGGCGCGCGCTCGATCGCATGGGGGCGATGTCGCGCGGTGAGCGCATGATGCTCGGCGTCTTCATTGTCGTCGCGCTGCTGTGGACCACGACGCGCTGGCACGGGATCAACTACACCGTCGTGGCGCTGATGGGGGTTTGTTTCCTCATCATCACGAAGGTCGTGCAATGGGACGACGTGATGGGCGACCGCGCCGCCTGGGATGTCTTCATCTGGTACGGCGGGTTGGTGCGCATGGCCGAAGCGTTAGGCGAGACGGGGATCACGAAGCGCTTTGCCGAAGTGGCCGCATCGCTGACGGTGGGATGGCAGTGGGGGTCGGCGCTCATCGCGCTGGTG
This genomic interval carries:
- a CDS encoding DASS family sodium-coupled anion symporter, coding for MSATPNPPQTEHDSVWLRWLIVVGIALAIVAYGAPAGIAPEAWRLFAIFIATIVGSILRPAPAGAVVLFGVCAIAATGAMTPANALKGYSDPLVWLVLCAFFISRGVMKTGLGERIAYLFIRAIGQRSIGLVYALVGTDTLLATLIPSNSARAGGVIFPIARSLAQAYDSNPGPTARRLGAYLMMAVYQCDVVACAMFITGQASNVLIARFAREVSGVELTFASWMLAGLVPGLVSLALIPVLLFRIYPPEVTHTPDAAAFAGRALDRMGAMSRGERMMLGVFIVVALLWTTTRWHGINYTVVALMGVCFLIITKVVQWDDVMGDRAAWDVFIWYGGLVRMAEALGETGITKRFAEVAASLTVGWQWGSALIALVLIYFFAHYAFASITAHATAMFTPFLVVVIAAGAPPALAVLALAFASNLDAALTHFGTTTSPIYFGARYVSQREWWRLGFVTACTTILIFGTIGPLWWRILGLW